In the Pseudonocardia cypriaca genome, one interval contains:
- a CDS encoding ABC transporter substrate-binding protein, with protein MKTRRTMQFVSGAVAVLCAAVTLSACGSDSGSDDSAESGELTSVNFAMASPSWNAGFAVMAVVEAEGFYEEEGLKVTTNLFPSATQAAQQVAGGGADLGLMTVEPVAIGHDKDLNLAYFGSYWPKWIYSLQVPAGSAVKSIADLKGKKIGVTAVASSGATFARTAIKLNGMDENAASLVPIGAGAQQINAIKSGQVDALALWDIQYQAVKNAGVTLTPLPIKETADAWGGGFATTRKNLDAKKDVLERFGRAVAKAFVFAKANPEAAIRDLWKLHPETRGSDPEEKALADGIKVLQVRLDGQGFDDKTLGRIDDAAFTRSLDFMASAGLIKKFPAKDIYTDEMFTAFNNFSYDDVIKRAESAG; from the coding sequence GTGAAGACCAGACGAACGATGCAGTTCGTGAGTGGTGCGGTCGCCGTCCTGTGCGCGGCCGTAACGCTGAGTGCGTGCGGTTCCGACAGCGGATCCGACGACTCGGCCGAGTCCGGCGAGCTGACGTCGGTGAACTTCGCGATGGCGTCCCCCAGCTGGAACGCCGGCTTTGCGGTCATGGCCGTCGTGGAGGCCGAGGGCTTCTACGAGGAGGAGGGTCTGAAGGTCACGACCAACCTGTTCCCGTCGGCCACCCAGGCAGCGCAGCAGGTCGCCGGCGGCGGAGCCGACCTCGGCCTCATGACGGTCGAGCCCGTGGCCATCGGCCACGACAAGGACCTGAACCTGGCCTATTTCGGCTCCTACTGGCCGAAGTGGATCTACAGCCTGCAGGTGCCGGCCGGTTCGGCCGTGAAGAGCATCGCCGACCTGAAGGGTAAGAAGATCGGCGTCACCGCGGTCGCGAGCTCCGGCGCAACATTCGCCCGGACCGCGATAAAGCTCAACGGGATGGACGAGAACGCGGCCAGCCTGGTGCCGATCGGTGCCGGCGCCCAGCAGATCAACGCCATCAAGAGCGGACAGGTCGATGCGTTGGCACTCTGGGACATCCAGTACCAGGCCGTCAAGAACGCCGGCGTCACCCTGACGCCGCTTCCGATCAAGGAGACGGCGGACGCGTGGGGCGGCGGCTTCGCTACGACCCGGAAGAACCTCGACGCCAAGAAGGACGTCCTCGAACGGTTCGGTCGTGCGGTGGCGAAGGCGTTCGTCTTCGCCAAGGCCAACCCCGAGGCCGCGATCCGCGACCTGTGGAAGCTCCACCCGGAGACCCGCGGGTCCGACCCGGAGGAGAAAGCGCTGGCTGACGGGATCAAGGTCCTCCAGGTCCGTCTGGACGGACAGGGCTTCGACGACAAGACCCTGGGCCGGATCGACGACGCTGCGTTCACCCGTTCGCTCGACTTCATGGCCTCGGCCGGACTGATCAAGAAGTTCCCGGCGAAGGACATCTACACCGACGAGATGTTCACGGCGTTCAACAACTTCTCCTACGACGACGTCATCAAGCGAGCAGAGAGCGCCGGCTGA
- a CDS encoding LLM class flavin-dependent oxidoreductase, with protein MRLGVALDLSSQEPVRAQVDRTVTMLARAEQHGFDSTWVGESYHAAPQPFHLPSALVVLGHLAGRTSLALGSAVLLLRAYSPEKLAYEAALLDQLCGGKLTLGLGLGGPEVAQRAGLPASGPAGAAFDATLRLLRDAWSADASTGSPVAIPPPVRRGGPRILVGGKLAASARRAATLADGFYGATNYCDDLLIKQSAAYWSCRGGRPVGTGGVVATTRFCVVHENAATARELAARHLKAATDYYTERGSWMGADGPAELELPMVGTPDEIDATIARYVRAGVTSVQLRVAPFGTPRDVTRHTLDLVGRHVLPNWHDTTPPDRGQEVETTR; from the coding sequence ATGCGGCTGGGGGTCGCGCTCGACCTGAGCTCCCAGGAGCCGGTCCGCGCACAGGTGGATCGCACGGTCACGATGCTCGCCCGCGCGGAGCAGCACGGTTTCGACTCCACGTGGGTAGGGGAGAGCTACCACGCGGCCCCTCAGCCGTTCCACCTCCCGTCCGCCCTGGTGGTCCTGGGACATCTGGCCGGACGGACGTCCCTGGCGCTGGGATCAGCGGTGCTGCTCCTGCGCGCGTACAGTCCGGAGAAGCTGGCCTACGAGGCCGCGCTGCTCGACCAGCTGTGCGGCGGGAAGCTCACCCTCGGCCTCGGGCTCGGCGGCCCGGAGGTCGCCCAACGGGCCGGGCTGCCCGCGTCAGGTCCGGCCGGCGCGGCCTTCGACGCCACGCTGAGATTGCTGCGCGACGCCTGGTCCGCCGACGCGAGTACCGGTTCGCCCGTGGCGATCCCACCCCCGGTGCGGCGCGGCGGGCCGCGGATCCTGGTGGGCGGCAAGTTGGCCGCCTCGGCCCGTCGTGCCGCGACGCTCGCCGACGGATTCTACGGCGCGACGAACTACTGCGACGACCTGTTGATCAAGCAGTCGGCCGCCTACTGGTCGTGTCGCGGCGGACGGCCGGTCGGGACGGGTGGAGTCGTCGCCACCACCAGGTTCTGCGTCGTCCACGAGAATGCCGCCACTGCCCGCGAGCTCGCCGCGCGCCACCTGAAGGCCGCGACCGACTACTACACCGAGCGGGGCTCATGGATGGGTGCGGACGGCCCTGCTGAGCTCGAGCTCCCCATGGTGGGCACGCCCGACGAGATCGACGCGACGATCGCCCGGTACGTCCGGGCGGGGGTCACGTCCGTCCAGCTGCGGGTCGCCCCGTTCGGCACGCCGCGGGACGTCACCCGCCACACGCTCGACCTCGTCGGGCGGCACGTCCTACCGAACTGGCACGACACGACGCCTCCGGATAGGGGGCAGGAAGTGGAGACAACGCGGTGA
- a CDS encoding thiolase family protein — protein MSNSFVYASVRTPFGRFNGALADTRTDDLAATALKALLDRSPDLDPSQVGDVFWGNANGAGEDNRNVGRMAVLLAGMPVSVTATTVNRLCGSSLDAAMMAARMIEVDDAEIAIAGGVESMTRAPWVLPKPSRRFPAGDVTAVSTTLGWRLVNERMPAEWTASLGECNEQLQEKFSISRERQDEFGARSHRLAAEAWEKGFYDALVVPVPGTDLVRDESIRADTSLEALAGLKPAFRPDGTITAGNCSPLNDGASAVLLGSASAAAAIGRDPVARIAGRGWAALEPQQFGYAPVEAGNDALERAGITWDDIGAVELNEAFAVQSIACVDAWLELGLRDAEVVNAKGGAIAIGHPLGASGGRILGTLAARLVESGERWGVAAICIGVGQGLAVVLENVA, from the coding sequence GTGAGCAACTCATTCGTGTACGCGTCGGTCCGGACCCCGTTCGGTCGCTTCAACGGAGCCTTGGCCGACACGAGGACCGACGATCTGGCCGCGACCGCGCTGAAGGCACTTCTCGACCGCTCGCCGGACCTGGACCCCAGCCAGGTCGGCGACGTGTTCTGGGGCAACGCCAACGGCGCCGGCGAGGACAATCGCAACGTTGGCCGGATGGCCGTGCTGCTCGCGGGCATGCCCGTCTCGGTGACCGCCACCACGGTGAACCGGCTCTGCGGCTCGTCGCTGGACGCCGCCATGATGGCCGCACGCATGATCGAGGTCGACGACGCGGAGATCGCGATCGCCGGAGGCGTGGAGTCGATGACGCGGGCGCCATGGGTCCTGCCGAAGCCGTCGCGCCGGTTCCCGGCAGGCGACGTCACCGCCGTCTCCACGACGCTGGGCTGGCGTCTGGTGAACGAGCGGATGCCCGCCGAGTGGACGGCCTCGCTGGGCGAGTGCAACGAACAGCTGCAGGAGAAGTTCTCGATCTCGCGCGAGCGGCAGGACGAGTTCGGCGCTCGCTCGCACCGCCTCGCGGCGGAGGCGTGGGAGAAGGGCTTCTACGACGCCCTCGTGGTGCCCGTCCCCGGCACCGACCTGGTCCGGGACGAGAGCATCCGTGCCGACACCTCGCTCGAGGCGCTGGCCGGGCTGAAGCCGGCGTTCCGGCCCGACGGGACGATCACCGCCGGCAACTGCTCACCGTTGAACGACGGCGCGAGCGCGGTCCTGCTGGGCTCGGCGAGCGCGGCCGCGGCCATCGGTCGTGACCCGGTCGCGCGGATCGCCGGTCGCGGCTGGGCGGCGCTGGAGCCGCAGCAGTTCGGCTACGCCCCGGTCGAGGCCGGCAACGACGCGCTCGAGCGGGCGGGCATCACCTGGGACGACATCGGCGCCGTCGAGCTGAACGAGGCGTTCGCCGTCCAGTCGATCGCCTGTGTCGACGCCTGGCTCGAGCTCGGGCTGCGGGACGCCGAGGTCGTCAACGCCAAGGGCGGGGCGATCGCCATCGGGCACCCACTGGGTGCCTCGGGCGGGCGCATTCTCGGGACCCTCGCGGCGCGGCTCGTGGAGTCCGGCGAACGATGGGGCGTGGCAGCCATCTGCATCGGTGTGGGTCAAGGCTTGGCGGTCGTGCTGGAGAACGTCGCATGA
- a CDS encoding 3-oxoacid CoA-transferase subunit A codes for MTLLCTSADEAVSGIADGSTVLVGGFGTAGMPFDLIDALIRQGARDLTVVSNNAGNGDTGLAALLAAGQVSKIVCSFPRQTDSWVFDELYRSGKIELEVAPQGNLAERMRAAGAGIGGFYTRTGVGTLLAEGKETREIDGRTYVLELPIAGDVALISAHTADTLGNLVYRKTARNFAPVMATAATTTVVQVQHVVEPGALDPEAVVTPGIYVHRIVQVPS; via the coding sequence ATGACGCTGCTCTGCACCTCTGCCGACGAGGCGGTCAGCGGCATCGCCGACGGCTCGACGGTGCTGGTCGGCGGCTTCGGCACGGCCGGCATGCCGTTCGACCTGATCGACGCGTTGATCCGGCAGGGAGCGCGAGACCTCACCGTCGTGTCGAACAACGCGGGCAACGGGGACACCGGGCTCGCGGCGCTGCTCGCGGCCGGGCAGGTGAGCAAGATCGTGTGCTCGTTCCCCCGGCAGACGGACTCCTGGGTCTTCGACGAGCTGTACCGCAGCGGGAAGATCGAGCTCGAGGTCGCGCCGCAGGGGAACCTGGCCGAGCGCATGCGCGCCGCCGGAGCCGGGATCGGCGGGTTCTACACCCGCACCGGAGTCGGGACCCTCCTCGCGGAGGGAAAGGAGACCCGCGAGATCGACGGCCGCACGTACGTCCTCGAGCTGCCCATCGCCGGCGACGTCGCGCTTATCAGCGCCCACACCGCAGACACCCTCGGGAACCTCGTCTACCGCAAGACGGCACGCAACTTCGCTCCCGTCATGGCGACGGCCGCGACGACCACCGTCGTGCAGGTGCAGCACGTCGTCGAGCCCGGAGCGCTCGATCCCGAGGCCGTGGTCACCCCAGGCATCTACGTCCACCGGATCGTGCAGGTGCCGTCATGA
- a CDS encoding 3-oxoacid CoA-transferase subunit B — MSVVSPSIVEHTDRGPLGRDEMARVLAGDIPRRAYVNLGIGQPTTVGDHLPPESGVILHTENGMLGMGPAATGDAIDPDLINAGKFPVTELPGASYFHHADSFAMMRGGHLDLCVLGAYQVSAAGDLANWHTGEPDAIPAVGGAMDLAVGAKQVFVLMSLFTRTGEPKLVTECTYPLTALRCVDRIYTDVATFEITGGDQVLVRETWGISFHELRSRVDVPLTVATP; from the coding sequence ATGAGCGTGGTGTCTCCGAGCATCGTCGAGCACACCGACCGTGGCCCGCTCGGACGGGACGAGATGGCCCGGGTGCTCGCGGGCGACATTCCCCGCCGGGCGTACGTCAACCTCGGCATAGGTCAGCCCACGACCGTCGGCGACCACCTCCCCCCGGAGTCGGGGGTCATCCTCCACACCGAGAACGGCATGCTCGGCATGGGGCCGGCGGCGACGGGCGACGCGATCGATCCCGACCTGATCAATGCCGGCAAGTTCCCGGTGACCGAGCTGCCCGGCGCCTCGTACTTCCACCACGCCGACTCGTTCGCCATGATGCGAGGCGGCCACCTCGACCTGTGCGTTCTCGGCGCCTACCAGGTCTCGGCAGCGGGGGATCTCGCCAACTGGCACACCGGCGAGCCCGACGCGATCCCGGCGGTCGGCGGGGCGATGGACCTCGCCGTGGGCGCCAAGCAGGTCTTCGTACTGATGTCGCTGTTCACCAGGACCGGCGAGCCGAAGCTCGTCACGGAATGCACGTATCCGCTCACCGCGCTGCGGTGCGTGGACCGGATCTATACCGACGTCGCCACGTTCGAGATCACCGGCGGGGACCAGGTCCTCGTCCGGGAGACGTGGGGGATCTCGTTCCACGAGCTCCGCTCGCGCGTCGACGTCCCGCTCACCGTGGCGACACCGTGA
- a CDS encoding aldehyde dehydrogenase family protein produces the protein MSTRHLFYIGGAWVEPAAPRTLGVLDPATEETFATISLGTAEDVDRAVVAARAAFAAYSQVSVEQRLEYLERIISGFRARLPEIARTMTREMGSPITFSTERQATVALFHFEEAARVLADYRFEEEMGAGIVRREPIGVCGLITPWNWPLNQVASKVAPALSTGCTVVLKPSEIAPLSAMVLAEVIDDAGLPPGVFNLVNGDGPTVGEAIAAHPDIDMVSLTGSTGAGIRVSKLAADTVKRVALELGGKSANIILPDADLESAVVAGVHSCFTNGGQNCQSPTRMLVHRSQRDEAYAAGRRAVEEVRLGDPLDPSTTMGPVVSQAQLEKITALVQSGIDEGATLVVGGPGRPDGLDEGFYVRPTVFGDVTPQMRIAREEIFGPVLSILLYETEDEAVEIANDTPFGLAGFVQSKDPDHARRVANRIRAGRVYLNGAPFDRSLPFGGYKQSGNGREFGRFGFEEYLEVKAVLGYRQ, from the coding sequence ATGTCCACCAGGCACCTGTTCTACATCGGGGGTGCGTGGGTCGAGCCGGCCGCGCCGCGGACCTTGGGCGTCCTCGACCCCGCGACCGAGGAGACATTCGCGACGATCAGCCTCGGGACGGCCGAGGACGTCGACCGCGCGGTGGTGGCGGCGCGCGCGGCCTTCGCTGCGTACTCGCAGGTCAGCGTGGAGCAACGGCTGGAGTACCTCGAGCGGATCATCTCCGGCTTCCGGGCCCGGCTGCCCGAGATCGCCCGGACGATGACGCGCGAGATGGGGTCGCCGATCACGTTCTCGACGGAACGCCAGGCCACGGTGGCGCTGTTCCACTTCGAGGAGGCGGCCCGCGTGCTTGCGGACTACCGCTTCGAGGAGGAGATGGGAGCCGGGATCGTGCGGCGCGAGCCGATCGGCGTCTGCGGTCTCATCACGCCGTGGAACTGGCCGCTGAACCAGGTCGCGTCGAAGGTGGCCCCGGCCCTCTCCACGGGATGCACCGTGGTGCTCAAGCCGAGCGAGATCGCGCCGCTCAGCGCCATGGTGCTCGCCGAGGTCATTGACGACGCCGGGCTGCCGCCCGGCGTGTTCAACCTCGTCAACGGTGACGGTCCCACGGTCGGCGAGGCGATCGCGGCGCACCCCGACATCGACATGGTCTCGCTCACCGGCTCGACCGGCGCCGGCATCCGGGTCTCCAAGCTCGCGGCCGACACGGTGAAGCGCGTCGCGCTCGAGCTCGGTGGCAAGTCGGCCAACATCATCCTGCCCGACGCGGACCTGGAGTCCGCGGTCGTCGCCGGGGTGCACTCGTGCTTCACCAACGGCGGCCAGAACTGTCAGTCGCCCACCCGGATGCTCGTGCACCGCTCGCAGCGCGACGAGGCGTACGCCGCGGGGCGACGGGCGGTCGAGGAGGTCCGTCTCGGGGACCCGCTCGATCCGTCGACCACGATGGGGCCCGTGGTGAGCCAGGCTCAGCTGGAGAAGATCACCGCGCTCGTGCAGTCAGGGATCGACGAGGGCGCGACGCTCGTGGTCGGCGGCCCGGGGCGCCCCGACGGGCTCGACGAGGGGTTCTACGTCCGCCCGACCGTGTTCGGCGACGTCACGCCGCAGATGCGGATCGCGCGCGAGGAGATCTTCGGCCCCGTGCTCTCGATCCTGCTCTACGAGACCGAGGACGAGGCCGTCGAGATCGCGAACGACACGCCGTTCGGGCTGGCGGGCTTCGTGCAGTCGAAGGACCCCGACCACGCCCGCAGGGTCGCCAACCGCATCCGAGCGGGCCGCGTCTACCTCAACGGCGCTCCGTTCGACCGCAGCCTGCCGTTCGGCGGCTACAAGCAGTCGGGGAACGGACGAGAGTTCGGGCGGTTCGGCTTCGAGGAGTACCTCGAGGTGAAGGCCGTGCTCGGCTATCGGCAGTGA
- a CDS encoding nuclear transport factor 2 family protein, with the protein MVNPDHGERLAVLLDREELFDLVRRERFARDQRLFDVMRDCFHDDAYVRTTWYDGRGGEAYVEATKTWMRRTGNSKHWVFPAYARVEGDRATVESPAKIFNRTTVEGVEVDFHAYCRFFSRAVRDEGRWRLMSFEVLLERDELRPVHAGEALPVDVAQLAGLRPSYRFLTWIQSTRGVTVSQDLLGDDRPAELDAFHQGETAWLTGTG; encoded by the coding sequence ATGGTGAACCCCGACCACGGCGAGCGGCTGGCAGTCCTCCTGGACCGGGAGGAGCTCTTCGACCTGGTGAGGCGGGAACGCTTCGCCCGCGACCAGCGACTCTTCGACGTGATGCGTGACTGCTTCCACGACGACGCCTACGTCCGGACCACGTGGTACGACGGACGCGGCGGCGAGGCCTACGTCGAGGCGACGAAGACGTGGATGAGGCGGACAGGGAACAGCAAGCACTGGGTCTTCCCCGCCTACGCGCGGGTCGAGGGCGACCGGGCGACGGTCGAGAGCCCGGCGAAGATCTTCAACCGGACCACGGTGGAGGGAGTGGAGGTCGACTTCCACGCCTACTGCCGGTTCTTCTCACGTGCCGTTCGGGACGAAGGACGGTGGAGGCTGATGAGCTTCGAGGTCCTGCTGGAGCGCGACGAGCTGCGCCCCGTCCATGCAGGTGAGGCGCTCCCGGTGGACGTGGCCCAGCTCGCTGGGCTTCGGCCGTCATACCGGTTCCTCACCTGGATCCAGTCGACCCGCGGCGTGACGGTGAGTCAGGACCTTCTCGGCGACGACCGGCCGGCCGAGCTCGACGCGTTCCACCAGGGCGAGACCGCTTGGCTCACCGGCACTGGATAG